The DNA window aaaatttgaaacgTAATcctttcaataaatataaattgaaatctgTTGGATCGAACGACTTTCCAACAGTAGTGAGTTTGTCACCGTATTTTTGAACTCATTGTAAACACGTTTTCATGGTTTCATCAGGATGTTGACGCAGTTCTAACAAGGTAGAGTGAAGAGCCATTATTTGCGTTTTCGATGGAGATGCCAATGCTGCAGCAAGAGCGCGCACCATATGTCCCGAGAGGTTTTGCAATCAAACACCGAAGACAGCACATCTGTCGATAAGGACATGATCAATGTGCTCAAAATAAGTTAATCTCTTGTGGCACCAAGAGTCCCTATCCTTTCAGAAAAGATAATCGGTGTTGGTGATTTTCAAGCAGATGTGATGATATGCTGTTTATAAACCCTAGATAATAGCAACTGTTATGGCCGGCGGCAGCACCTCTGAAGTGCTTTGAGAAGATGCCACTAACATACTTTGAGCAGCTGCTGTTTTTTTCCCGAAAAGTCACAGTACACTTATGTTAGAGGCGTCCTATAaagaagaatgcaagaaaacagaaacaaaattgaaaagttgCATGCGGATATATTCTCCACTGGAGCTGCTGTAATGCTACTAGTTTACGCTATAATAATTGGGCCTGTACATAGTCAGCTAAGATGGGCGTTTTTGCTCAATCGTTCGTTTAAAGACTGGTTGTCAACTGGTCTGGATCTTTTTATCATGTGTCTGTGTTTAAGGAATATTTTCTTACATCCAGTCTCTTAGTTGATTTGTCTAACGGGTAACATTGAAGGAGGATTCTATACATTTGTAGCCGTTGGCTTTGCTACTTGCAACAAATTTCAATTACTAATGGAGGCATTGATGATTGTTGTCCTGTACTTGTATTTCCACATTCATGGGAAATTCTCAGGAATGAAGGAGTTGATGATGAACCACAAAACATGGTCTCGTCAAGCGGAGAAGCGTAAAAGCAAGGCAGAATATGTGCTCCAATTATCAAACAAAGCAGCACAAGATGCTGCTTATTTTATTACATACCAAAccattaatataaaattcatcaacCTACTTGGAACCAACAAGAACATCCCACAAGGCATCTCTGCTCCAAATCAAAGATCAAATGCATCCATGCGGTGAGTTCGCATTGGTTTGATCCAAGTGGAACATTTCCATACCTACACCCCCATTAGCATAACAATCCTTTATTAAACCACTAGCTAGACGTGCAAGATTCAACCTACACACAAGAACCCACTAGATAGACTTCCACTGGAACCATGCAGCATTCTCCCGTGATGACCTCATTACTCAGTCTTTTCTACTGGGGTTTCTGTTTCAACCTTCTCCTCTGTTTCAACAGGCTTCTGTTCTTCCTTTACTTCTTCTTCCTTTGGGGCTTCGACTGCAACCTCCGTTTCTTCTGCCGGTGCCTCACCAGGCTCTGTAGTCTCTTTAGCCTCCTCGACAACAGGCTCTACGGGTACTTCCGGCTCCTCTTTTGTCTCCTCAGCAACCGGCTCTGGTGTTTCCTTAGGTGTCTCCTCCTCAGTTTTCTCTAGTACTGTTGGCTCTTCTGCAGCGATCTTGTTCTCTTCGAGCACCTCTTTAGTTTCAGCTTCAGCTGGGGCCTCGGGCTCTGGTGCCACGGGCTCCTCAGATGCTGCAACTTTCTCTGCTTCTTTTGGCTCTTCATGAGTTACTGCCTCTGGTGCTGCAGTGACCGCTTCTTCTGTGGTGGTCTCAACCTTGATTGgttgttcatttttttcctctacAAGTGCATTCTGCGCTGACACAACCTGCAGGATAcgttattaaaagaaaagaatgctCACCAAAATGCTGATGAGGTCTTAccatttgttatatatatagagaTGAATATACGAGTTTTCAAATATGAACATCCACGAATTAAAGATCATAATTAAGATGGAGGTGTTGATCTTGATGTACAATCCATCAGCATAAAACTTATCagagttaattatatatataaatatatttaatgacTTGGAAGAAGTATATAGATGAAATCTGTTAAATAAACTTCTCAAGAGGGAGATTAAATCATTCTTAGTGAATGAGTTACCTCAACAGTGGCCATTGGAACTAGAAGGAAAATAAAGCACAGCTGGGATACAAAAGAAAACTGTAAGAAGCAAAAAGGTAGGAGTGATTATCACAGAAGAGGATGAAGAAATTGCTTTGAATATTTGATGCAGAGTACTGATGAACGAGGGTGTATTTATATAGAGATGTAGGGGGCTCACTCGAGCGAgcgagtgagtgagtgagtgagtgagagaAGAGAGCTACCGTTCGAGGAATCTTGGGATTTGAGACCACAGCTGATGTCATTAAAGAATCGATGGAAGTGAATTgctttttagaatattttttatttataaatatattataatattaaaaagataaaaaaaaattaaattttaacaaatctCCATTTGGGCacacgatttaat is part of the Populus trichocarpa isolate Nisqually-1 chromosome 2, P.trichocarpa_v4.1, whole genome shotgun sequence genome and encodes:
- the LOC18096496 gene encoding major latex allergen Hev b 5, producing MATVEVVSAQNALVEEKNEQPIKVETTTEEAVTAAPEAVTHEEPKEAEKVAASEEPVAPEPEAPAEAETKEVLEENKIAAEEPTVLEKTEEETPKETPEPVAEETKEEPEVPVEPVVEEAKETTEPGEAPAEETEVAVEAPKEEEVKEEQKPVETEEKVETETPVEKTE